Proteins encoded within one genomic window of Amycolatopsis sp. 2-15:
- a CDS encoding tRNA adenosine deaminase-associated protein, with protein sequence MAVQEPVTGFAMAVVREDGRWRCSALDPAALTELDAAITELGKLRSTGAAFGLLAVDDEFFVIVRPSPRGPSLLLSDAAAALDYDIAADVLDVLRVDPPDEDDDAVWPEGDLEILADLGLPGGELEVIVGEVDLYPDEQLQMIAQRCGFAAEFSKLLDEL encoded by the coding sequence ATGGCGGTGCAAGAGCCGGTCACGGGCTTCGCGATGGCAGTGGTCCGAGAAGACGGTCGGTGGCGGTGCAGTGCGCTCGATCCCGCGGCGCTCACGGAGCTCGACGCGGCGATCACCGAGCTGGGAAAACTCCGCTCGACCGGCGCGGCGTTCGGGCTGCTGGCGGTGGACGACGAGTTCTTCGTGATCGTGCGCCCGAGCCCGCGGGGGCCGTCGCTGCTGCTGTCGGACGCCGCGGCGGCGCTCGACTACGACATCGCCGCGGACGTGCTCGACGTCCTGCGCGTCGACCCGCCCGACGAGGACGACGACGCCGTGTGGCCCGAAGGCGACCTCGAAATCCTCGCCGATCTCGGACTGCCGGGCGGCGAGCTTGAAGTTATCGTCGGAGAGGTGGATCTCTACCCCGACGAGCAGCTCCAGATGATCGCCCAGCGCTGCGGCTTCGCGGCCGAGTTCTCGAAACTGCTGGACGAGCTCTGA
- a CDS encoding DUF6881 domain-containing protein: protein MHEFAEEPVEILSEVGADGYERRKVERFRDGRLGWADEKHEVGGTGLGELPVPPLDEINAQQEFVASRIPDREFEWAWGQALSGHEHPASGSVTTIDHR from the coding sequence TTGCACGAGTTCGCCGAGGAGCCAGTCGAGATCCTCAGCGAGGTCGGCGCCGATGGCTACGAGCGTCGGAAGGTAGAGCGCTTCCGGGACGGCCGACTCGGTTGGGCTGACGAGAAGCATGAGGTGGGCGGCACAGGCTTAGGCGAGCTCCCCGTCCCACCTCTCGACGAGATCAACGCACAGCAGGAGTTCGTGGCGTCTCGAATCCCTGACCGCGAGTTTGAATGGGCCTGGGGGCAAGCGCTCAGTGGGCATGAACACCCAGCTTCAGGCTCGGTGACAACTATCGATCACAGGTGA